In Acidimicrobiales bacterium, one DNA window encodes the following:
- a CDS encoding HAMP domain-containing sensor histidine kinase has protein sequence MVTSRFGTAARLAALYAMVLAAVLAGFLAVLLHTTTVGIQQIAVRQLEAELTAFQQAAVARPASQSLRTFATGYLGSHAVANGDLIEIADPGYWAVANAGGSAIASDPRVQSLTGAIPSRTAMHSRQVAGRQMEVLVAPIRIGNQSAGVFVAAVDTSALKPAVDTAARLAILVGAVALVAGVMSAYLVLRRLLRRIGGIAETADRIGRDQIANRLGDQGTKDEVGDLARSFDSMLDRIEGAVQAQHELLSDVSHQLRTPLTVARGHLELLGRNGGQDRVVSETVDTAIGELDRMAHLIDRLLTLGRAREPVRYDVREVDLRAFLGDLLGASSVLAPRSWELGPIPDAVVSFDETEVRGALLNLIDNAVNATGPGDAIRLSAEMDRAGMTGAQISFRVDDAGHGIAPEERSRVLDRFARSRNGTDGSGLGLAIVGAVCAAHGGGVSIEDSPLGGTAVTMRLHAQPRTEAVSDRWEV, from the coding sequence GTGGTCACCAGCCGGTTCGGTACCGCGGCTCGGCTGGCTGCGCTCTACGCGATGGTGCTGGCCGCCGTGCTCGCGGGCTTTCTGGCCGTCCTCCTGCACACCACGACCGTGGGCATACAGCAGATTGCGGTGCGCCAACTCGAAGCGGAGCTGACCGCGTTCCAGCAAGCTGCCGTGGCGAGACCCGCCTCTCAGTCGTTGCGAACCTTCGCGACCGGCTACCTGGGATCCCACGCTGTCGCCAACGGCGACCTGATTGAGATAGCGGACCCGGGTTACTGGGCCGTAGCGAACGCGGGAGGCTCGGCGATCGCGTCCGATCCCCGCGTCCAGTCGCTCACGGGTGCGATTCCGAGCCGGACCGCGATGCATTCTCGGCAAGTTGCCGGCAGGCAGATGGAGGTGCTGGTCGCCCCGATCCGCATCGGGAATCAGAGCGCCGGCGTCTTCGTCGCGGCGGTGGACACCAGCGCGTTGAAGCCTGCAGTGGACACGGCTGCCCGCTTGGCCATCCTTGTCGGTGCCGTCGCCCTGGTAGCCGGAGTGATGAGCGCGTATCTGGTCCTGCGTCGCCTGCTGCGAAGGATCGGTGGGATCGCCGAGACGGCCGACCGAATCGGCAGGGATCAGATCGCGAACCGCCTCGGTGATCAGGGCACCAAGGACGAGGTCGGCGACCTCGCCCGCAGTTTCGATTCCATGCTGGACCGTATCGAGGGAGCGGTGCAGGCCCAGCACGAGCTGCTGTCCGACGTCTCCCATCAACTTCGTACTCCTCTGACCGTCGCCCGCGGACACCTGGAGCTTCTCGGCCGCAACGGTGGGCAGGACCGGGTGGTGTCAGAGACCGTCGACACCGCCATCGGTGAGCTCGACCGGATGGCTCACCTGATCGACCGGCTCCTGACGCTCGGACGTGCCCGTGAGCCGGTGCGCTACGACGTGCGCGAGGTCGATCTTCGTGCCTTTCTCGGCGACCTGCTGGGCGCATCCTCCGTATTGGCCCCCCGGTCGTGGGAGCTCGGACCGATCCCCGACGCGGTTGTCAGTTTTGACGAGACCGAGGTGCGGGGTGCCCTTCTCAACCTGATCGACAACGCTGTGAACGCCACCGGACCCGGTGATGCCATCCGGCTCTCCGCGGAGATGGATCGAGCCGGGATGACCGGTGCTCAGATCAGCTTCCGCGTCGACGATGCGGGACACGGCATAGCCCCGGAGGAGCGTTCCCGCGTCCTCGACAGGTTCGCCCGGAGCCGGAACGGGACCGACGGTTCCGGGCTCGGCTTGGCGATCGTGGGGGCGGTCTGCGCAGCACACGGCGGCGGAGTCAGCATCGAGGACTCCCCACTTGGAGGCACGGCAGTGACCATGCGGCTCCACGCGCAACCGCGCACCGAAGCGGTGTCGGATCGGTGGGAGGTATGA
- a CDS encoding response regulator transcription factor → MRVFIVEDDPGIASFLSKGLTAEGYGATVAGDVTTAIAGLTNDPEPFDVVLLDLGLPDGAGDEVLKAVRTREPRPPVIILTARGRVEDKVRGLDMGASDYVTKPFSFEELLARIRAAVRSSGQPASHELVVGDLRLDLHTKLAWRAGRRIELAPREWALLELFMRNPTQVLSRTRILSHVWDFAFDPGSNVVDVYVSYLRRKINFNGLEPLIQTIRGAGYRLSRP, encoded by the coding sequence ATGAGGGTCTTCATCGTCGAGGACGATCCCGGGATCGCGTCGTTTCTCTCGAAAGGACTGACGGCAGAGGGCTACGGAGCGACTGTTGCAGGTGATGTGACGACCGCAATCGCCGGCCTGACCAATGATCCGGAGCCGTTCGACGTCGTGCTGCTCGACCTTGGTCTGCCAGACGGTGCAGGCGACGAGGTCCTCAAAGCCGTTCGGACACGCGAGCCGCGGCCACCCGTGATCATCCTCACCGCGCGTGGACGCGTGGAGGACAAGGTCAGGGGCCTGGACATGGGTGCCAGTGACTACGTGACCAAGCCGTTCTCCTTCGAGGAGCTCCTGGCCCGGATCCGGGCCGCGGTTCGCAGTTCCGGCCAACCAGCGAGCCACGAACTGGTTGTCGGCGACCTCCGGCTCGACCTGCACACCAAGCTGGCTTGGCGCGCGGGGCGCCGGATCGAGCTGGCCCCGCGGGAGTGGGCGTTGCTCGAGCTGTTCATGCGCAACCCGACTCAGGTGCTCAGCAGGACGCGGATCCTCAGCCACGTGTGGGACTTCGCGTTCGATCCCGGCAGCAACGTCGTGGACGTCTACGTCAGCTACCTCCGGAGGAAGATCAACTTCAACGGCTTGGAACCGTTGATCCAGACGATTCGAGGTGCTGGCTACCGCCTTTCGAGACCGTAG
- a CDS encoding NADH-ubiquinone oxidoreductase-F iron-sulfur binding region domain-containing protein, whose translation MTPVAPALDAVRTSPDPRSIAGIAGVGDPGARLLAGPESREGLADHLGRLGETRRWPPRAPELLQMIRQSGLTGRGGGHFPLARKVEAALKGRGPAVVVVNGTESEPASAKDRLLLRLRPHLVIDGALTVAAACGATRVVIAVHAGSPALTSVAAAIEERDDCATVGVAVVPDRYIAGESSALVSWLGGGRAAPASRTRPTAECGLDARPTVVSNTETVCHVGLLARFGDTWFRTAGSPAAPGSLLVTLAGDVPDPGMVLEVVHPVRLPDLVDALCEPGYRWQAVLVGGYGGAWVDRVGASRTLVQPGRGSHGSLGIGCGLIGVLGPGRCGLAEASRLVGWLAAQRAGQCGACSYGLPLVAEEMELVSGGGRGVRRSQRRVASLAHSVAGRGLCSLPDATIAMAESALAVFTAEAELHRRGRCTAASRPGAFPLPVTRGAPA comes from the coding sequence ATGACGCCCGTTGCGCCGGCTCTGGACGCCGTGCGGACCTCGCCTGACCCGCGGTCGATCGCCGGGATCGCGGGAGTCGGCGACCCTGGGGCACGACTTCTCGCCGGGCCCGAGTCCCGTGAGGGGCTCGCAGACCATCTCGGCCGGCTTGGCGAGACACGCCGCTGGCCACCCCGCGCTCCTGAACTGCTTCAGATGATCCGGCAGTCCGGTCTCACCGGCCGCGGGGGTGGTCATTTTCCGCTGGCGCGCAAGGTCGAGGCGGCCCTGAAGGGCAGGGGACCGGCGGTCGTGGTGGTCAACGGGACAGAAAGCGAGCCCGCCAGCGCGAAGGACCGCCTACTGCTTCGGTTGCGCCCCCATCTCGTCATCGACGGTGCACTGACTGTGGCCGCCGCCTGCGGGGCCACCCGGGTGGTGATCGCGGTCCATGCGGGCTCACCCGCGCTGACCTCGGTCGCTGCTGCGATCGAAGAGCGCGACGACTGCGCGACCGTCGGCGTGGCGGTCGTGCCCGACCGGTACATCGCTGGGGAGTCGAGCGCCCTCGTTTCATGGCTCGGAGGTGGTCGGGCCGCTCCGGCGTCGCGGACGCGACCGACGGCCGAATGCGGGCTCGACGCCCGCCCGACCGTCGTCAGCAACACCGAGACCGTTTGCCATGTGGGCCTGCTCGCGCGCTTCGGCGACACGTGGTTCAGGACTGCGGGTTCGCCCGCAGCACCGGGTTCGCTGCTGGTCACCCTGGCCGGCGACGTGCCCGATCCGGGAATGGTCCTCGAGGTGGTGCACCCCGTTCGTCTTCCCGATCTGGTCGACGCGCTGTGCGAACCCGGTTACCGGTGGCAGGCGGTCCTCGTCGGCGGGTACGGAGGTGCTTGGGTCGACCGGGTCGGCGCATCCCGTACGCTCGTGCAACCAGGGCGGGGAAGCCACGGGTCCCTGGGTATCGGCTGCGGGCTCATCGGCGTTCTCGGGCCGGGCCGCTGCGGGCTCGCGGAGGCATCGCGGCTGGTGGGTTGGCTTGCGGCACAGAGGGCCGGGCAGTGCGGGGCGTGCTCGTACGGACTGCCGCTTGTCGCCGAGGAGATGGAACTGGTGTCAGGAGGGGGAAGAGGCGTCCGTCGTTCTCAGCGCCGGGTCGCCTCCCTCGCGCATTCCGTGGCGGGCCGTGGGTTGTGCAGCCTGCCCGACGCCACCATCGCAATGGCTGAAAGCGCTCTCGCAGTCTTCACCGCCGAGGCGGAACTCCACCGCCGCGGCCGCTGCACGGCCGCGAGCCGCCCGGGGGCGTTCCCGCTGCCGGTCACGCGAGGTGCACCCGCGTGA